The proteins below are encoded in one region of Candidatus Alcyoniella australis:
- a CDS encoding glycosyltransferase family 4 protein, with the protein MRILFLANWRRSKALGGDYAFFKHFAPRPELDVLTTFALPLWTRFEQRVLKFYPLQALIAWLRSSRYDLLIAYSSQSGLPLALLRRLLGERGVPLIVFDVENLGRLGPNVSRLARWALQSVQCIVAPSSGQLDYYRRLGPEVAARARFAPIGIGPYPPTAPLDRALAGQRIVVLGKADQGPRFRDWPLLLEALELVVVPFELLIVGRESLADAERDGRPLPPNTRFASYIPTLELVELLGSCRFSVLPLPDRRQSQGQLSALLVMACGRTLVAPRVLGLTDYLEHESNALLYEAGDARAMAKCIQRLLQDDRLCVELGARAQSDVKQRFSDVLMGRAWQQICEEVLRR; encoded by the coding sequence ATGCGGATCCTGTTTCTGGCCAACTGGCGGCGCAGCAAGGCCTTGGGTGGGGACTACGCGTTCTTCAAGCACTTCGCGCCGCGTCCCGAGCTCGACGTGCTGACGACCTTCGCGCTGCCGTTGTGGACGCGCTTTGAGCAGCGGGTGCTCAAGTTCTACCCGCTGCAGGCGCTGATCGCCTGGCTGCGCTCGTCGCGTTACGACCTGCTGATCGCCTACAGCTCGCAGAGCGGATTGCCGCTGGCGCTGCTGCGGCGGCTGTTGGGCGAGCGCGGCGTGCCGCTGATCGTGTTCGACGTGGAAAACCTCGGTCGGCTGGGTCCGAACGTGAGCAGGCTCGCGCGCTGGGCGCTGCAATCCGTGCAGTGCATCGTGGCCCCCAGCTCGGGGCAGCTGGACTACTATCGGCGGCTGGGTCCGGAAGTGGCCGCGCGCGCGCGGTTTGCGCCGATCGGCATCGGTCCCTATCCGCCGACCGCGCCACTTGACAGGGCGTTGGCCGGGCAACGGATTGTGGTGCTGGGCAAGGCCGACCAAGGGCCGCGCTTTCGCGACTGGCCGCTGCTGCTCGAGGCGTTGGAGTTGGTGGTAGTGCCCTTCGAGCTGCTGATCGTCGGCCGTGAATCCCTGGCAGACGCTGAACGCGATGGACGGCCGCTGCCGCCCAACACACGCTTTGCGTCCTACATTCCGACCTTGGAATTGGTCGAGCTGCTCGGCTCCTGCCGCTTCTCGGTTTTGCCGTTGCCCGATCGCCGACAGTCCCAGGGTCAGCTCTCGGCGCTGCTGGTAATGGCCTGTGGCCGGACGCTGGTTGCGCCGCGGGTGCTGGGGTTGACTGATTACCTCGAGCACGAGTCCAACGCGCTGCTCTACGAAGCGGGCGACGCCCGCGCCATGGCCAAATGTATCCAGCGGCTGCTCCAGGACGATCGGCTGTGCGTCGAGCTTGGAGCGCGCGCGCAAAGCGACGTCAAGCAGCGGTTCAGCGACGTGCTGATGGGCCGCGCCTGGCAGCAGATCTGCGAAGAGGTGTTGAGGCGATGA